In the genome of Streptomyces sp. NBC_00190, one region contains:
- a CDS encoding phytoene desaturase family protein, producing the protein MPSILDAVVVGAGPNGLTAAVELARRGFSVAVFEAAGTVGGGARTEELTLPGFRHDPCSAVHPLGIGSPVFATMPLKRYGLEWLHAPLPMAHPFDDGTAAVLSRSVAETAASLGPRDAGAYRRLVGPYLGKWDTLARDFMSLPSTALPRDPVTLARFGLTGLPPSTWLMRRFHDDRARALFAGLVAHAIAPLDGIATGAVGLVFALAAHANGWPLPRGGSQSISDALAAYLRDLGGTVHTGFEVKRLDDLPPARAYVFDTSPTALARIARLGRVYEGYKYGASVFKIDYALDGPVPWTAEEPRRAGTVQIGPRARDVDAALQLASGGRAPRNPFLITAQPSLVDPGRAPEGKHVFWAYGHVPAGWGGDLTDAVERQLERFAPGFRDLVLARATAGPPELAARNPNYVGGDIACGAASGLQLLLRPKLSLFPYTTPHPAVFICSSATPPGPGVHGMSGHNAAKAVWRHLRKDS; encoded by the coding sequence GGCTGACGGCCGCCGTCGAACTGGCCCGGCGCGGCTTCTCGGTGGCCGTCTTCGAAGCCGCCGGCACGGTCGGCGGCGGAGCCCGGACCGAGGAGCTGACCCTCCCCGGCTTCCGGCACGACCCCTGCTCGGCCGTGCACCCGCTCGGCATCGGCTCGCCCGTCTTCGCCACGATGCCGCTGAAGCGGTACGGGCTGGAGTGGCTGCACGCCCCGCTGCCCATGGCGCACCCCTTCGACGACGGCACGGCAGCAGTCCTGTCCCGCTCGGTCGCGGAGACGGCGGCGTCCCTCGGGCCGCGCGACGCCGGTGCGTACCGGCGGCTCGTGGGGCCCTACCTCGGCAAATGGGACACGCTGGCCCGGGACTTCATGTCGCTGCCGAGCACCGCCCTGCCCCGCGACCCCGTCACCCTCGCCCGCTTCGGGCTCACCGGGCTGCCCCCCTCGACGTGGCTCATGCGCCGCTTCCACGACGACCGGGCCCGGGCGCTGTTCGCGGGGCTCGTCGCGCACGCCATCGCCCCGCTGGACGGGATCGCCACCGGCGCCGTCGGCCTCGTCTTCGCCCTGGCCGCGCACGCGAACGGCTGGCCCCTGCCGCGCGGCGGCTCGCAGTCGATCTCCGACGCGCTCGCCGCGTACCTGCGCGACCTCGGCGGCACGGTCCACACCGGCTTCGAGGTCAAGCGGCTCGACGACCTCCCGCCGGCCCGCGCGTACGTCTTCGACACCTCGCCGACCGCGCTGGCCCGCATCGCACGCCTGGGCCGGGTGTACGAGGGCTACAAGTACGGCGCCTCCGTATTCAAGATCGACTACGCGCTGGACGGCCCCGTCCCGTGGACCGCCGAGGAACCGCGCCGGGCCGGCACCGTCCAGATCGGCCCGCGGGCCCGCGACGTCGACGCCGCCCTGCAACTCGCCTCCGGCGGCCGCGCCCCTCGCAACCCCTTCCTCATCACCGCGCAGCCCAGCCTCGTCGACCCCGGCCGGGCGCCCGAGGGCAAGCACGTGTTCTGGGCGTACGGTCACGTCCCTGCGGGCTGGGGCGGCGACCTCACCGACGCGGTCGAACGCCAACTGGAGCGCTTCGCACCGGGCTTCCGCGACCTGGTCCTGGCCCGCGCCACGGCCGGCCCGCCCGAGCTCGCCGCCCGCAACCCCAACTACGTCGGCGGGGACATCGCCTGCGGCGCGGCCTCGGGGCTCCAGCTCCTGCTGCGCCCCAAGCTCTCCCTGTTCCCGTACACGACCCCCCACCCGGCCGTCTTCATCTGCTCCTCCGCGACCCCGCCGGGCCCGGGCGTGCACGGCATGTCCGGCCACAACGCCGCCAAGGCGGTCTGGCGCCACCTGCGAAAGGACTCCTGA